The bacterium genome includes the window ATGCACGGGGTTATTGAGAAGTTACTCTGAAAGTAAATATTCGGTCTACCCATCCCCTGAGAAATCAACGAGTAAGCGGGTCTCGGAAGCGTCGATCCAGGGGGTAAACCCATAAGTCCTTGATCGGAACGCTCTGTTTTCCAGCGGGGCCGAGTTTTCCGCGGCCTTGGGTTTGCCCCAGATAGATCCAGTTGGCTGCCTTGTAGCAGGTGCCTTGGAAGCGGGGTGTCTCGACAAAGGTCTCCAGCAGAACGGGGCGGTATCCGTAGACCTCCAACCAATGATCGGGGAGCGTTCGGGCCATCTTGGCCAGGATCATGGAAGCCAGGTTTTTCGACTGGATCCAGGGCAGTATTAAGAATCTGGCGTTGTTGATGATCAGCGGGAGATTTTGCTGGCGCTGTTCGTGGGTCCAACCGATGTACCGATCCCGCGGCGCACTCTGCCAGGCGGCGGCGCCAAAGCCGAGCACGGCGATGGGGTGCTCGGCGGAGTAGACGAGATAGCGTAGCTGCGCCCCGGGAAGGGGCTTGTGTCCGAGGTAATGGTAGCGCTGGATATACTCGTTCCAGAGGCTGGATTGGGATTTTTGCCGCACGCGCTGCAGGGTCAGGGGGGTAAGTGCACGGGCGGGCTGGTTGAGCGGGGCTCCTGGATCGCTGCGCGCGCTCAGACGCACCCGCGGATCGGGTCGCGGGCCGCGCGGCGGGGGCAGCTCGATGAGCCCATCGTCGTGCATCCGCAACATGGCGACCCGGGCGGACATCTCCTTCAATCCGCCATCGGCCTTGAAC containing:
- a CDS encoding DUF4338 domain-containing protein, with product MSQRYCGRDFPADEIERIRRLIAEDPARTRAELSRLTCRELKWFKADGGLKEMSARVAMLRMHDDGLIELPPPRGPRPDPRVRLSARSDPGAPLNQPARALTPLTLQRVRQKSQSSLWNEYIQRYHYLGHKPLPGAQLRYLVYSAEHPIAVLGFGAAAWQSAPRDRYIGWTHEQRQQNLPLIINNARFLILPWIQSKNLASMILAKMARTLPDHWLEVYGYRPVLLETFVETPRFQGTCYKAANWIYLGQTQGRGKLGPAGKQSVPIKDLWVYPLDRRFRDPLTR